The genomic interval ATTCTCCAAATTGTGCTGGAGTTTGGAGTACTCCTCGTTGCGCCTGGTCAGCGCCGCACTAATCGAGTTCTTCTCATTCATCAGATTGTCGACATCCTTGCGCAGGCGTGCCAAACGCTGTTCGTCCTCCTGCAGCGATTTGGCATGACGATCGTTCTCCTTGCGCTTGTCCAGCAGCTCCGCCTTGGTGTGCTGCTGACCCAACTGCGCATGCCGCACATCGTTGCGCAGCAGGCGACGCTCCTTCTCCATGCGATcaatttgcagctgcagcttgcTCAGCTCCCCATCCCGATAGCTAATCTTGCCCTTGAGCGTCTCGATCTGTGACTGCAGATTAATTAACTGATCCCGCAGCTTTTGCCGCTCCTCGTCCGCGGCTTGCAGCGAACGCTGTAGATTCTGCCGCTCGCTGGACAAAAGatcgtgctgctgctggaactTGGAGCACTTGGTTTCCAGATCGCTAACTGTGCGCTTCAGCTCGATCTCTTGATTCTCCTTCAGGTGAATTTCATCTGTGGGCGGACGTGACATGAATTTTAATCTAAATTTCCCATACAGCAGCACACTTACTTTGCAGCAGATCGACTTTGTCAACCCACTGCTGAATCTCGTCcagctttttggcattttccTTTTTCTGCTTCTTCACGTCCTCTTGCAGCTTTTTCTGCTTCAAGTCcatgctgctgatgatgtcCTTAAGCGCGCGCACCTCGTGCTGGGACTCCTGATATAGGGCGGCGTTTTTCTCAGCGCTCTGATGCTCGCCCTGCAGATCCCGCTTGAGCACATCGCGTTCCTTGATCAGATTCTCATTGTTCTTCTCGAAATGATGCACCACACGACGCATGGACTCCAGCTCCTTGTCTTGGGTGCCCAGCTGGGTTCTGTAAaggcaaaattaattaatgtattccagatactccatatttatatatagaggaTGTGGCAGGTTTTACTTGAGCCGCATATTCTCCTGCTCCACCTCCTGCTTGGACATCTCCAGACCGCCATATTTGCGTGCGATGGTCTCCTGTGATTTGGCCAGCTTGGCGTTGTCTTGGCGCAGCTTGATGAGCTCATCCTCGCGCACCTTAAGCAGATTGATGCGCTGATTTAAGGCACGTTTGTTCTTGTCCCGCTCCTGCACCGTATACTCCAGATCCACCGTAATCTTGGCCAGCTTATTGCAGGTGCTGTTGTGCAACGTATTCAGATGCTCCATGTTCGTCTTCAGCGAGAGTATTTGCAGATTCTGACGCACCTTGACCTTGGTCAGATGCTCATTGGTCGTCTTGATGTGTGCTATCTGCTCCAGATATTTGGTCTCCTCGCTTCTCATGGTAGCCAGCTCCTTGGACAGAGCATCACTCTTGCGCTTCAAATTGCACGCATCGCTGGAGGTTTCCTGAGCGAGCAATTATCTGTTATAGGCCAAGTTTGGTGATCAGCTTTATCTCATACATACATCCAGCAGCTTGAGGATATCCTTGTTTTTGCCCTCCAGCGCCTGTATGGTGGCCTCCACCTCCGCCGCGTAGGCGCGTTGCAGCTGAAGCCGCTTGTTTAGCTCCTTAATTTCATCATTGAGCCGTTCACATTCTTTGCTATCATCACGCTTGTTGCTCTTGGCGCGACCCTTTTCGTTGAGGTGCATGACCATCTGCTCGGCAGCATCCAGTTTCTGGCGCAGACTCAACACTTCGTCCTGTGCGGACTGCTCGCGTATCTGCGAGGCATCTTTCTGCTTCCAGGCGCCCTCTGTGCAGGTAACATGGTATTTGATAgatatttctctctctctctctctcttccactctctttctcactaAACACTCACCTATAACACCACGCAGCTGCTCAATGGTGGCCATATCCAATTTACTTATGTTCGCCGCATTTTCAAGACGCTCCTCGAGCGCAGCTATTTGCTCGCGCAGCTCCTGCGAGCGACCCTCCTCCATGCGCAGATCATTCTTGTAGCGTGTGCCACAGATGAGCAGACGCTGCACATTGTCCGCATTGTTGGGCGTATCCTTTTGCCGTAACGCCTTAGTTGCCTGCAAATGTTTAACGCAATTGTTAGAACGTCCAGATTCTCGTTAAGCTGCTGCTCACCTCGGGTATCTTCTCGCTGAGCTCCCTGAAGAAGTCATCATCAAAGTCGTCTGGCACCAACGGTTCGTCTTCCGAACCCGAAGCCTTGGACATTTTTGgctaaataaaatttgattctCTTCAACTCAGCTAATTCTTCGTATCGACTAAACccaaaagtatataaattggCGTCCTGGCAACAAGTTGCCATACCGGCGCATATCGCGAGGCATATCCTAGCAACGTATTCAATCAACAGGTTTTAAGGTTGTAAATTACGGCAGTTCTGTTTATTTGGATAGAAGATACACATAGCTAGCTCACAAGCTCTATGGAAACGCTAATCAAGTCTTATACTAATAGAtgactaaataaatattcttggCATGCCACCCTAATGGAAATGCTTGACTTAAGCCTAATAATTTAACTAATTCGCCAAGATGACATCACAAAAGCTGCACGGACTATGGCCACTCATCCTCGAAGATTGCATCGTGCACAGTATGAAAACTAAGACCGTTGCCCTCGGGTCTGTGCCACGAAGGCAGCAACACGGTGCGCCAAAACGATCTGAAAAGAAATCGCATTGAGTAAGTGAAGAAGAAGTGACGAATGTATTTAACGACAGGAATTACCTGCCACGCACAAGGCCCAGAAATAGTTTCCAATTCTTTTTGGTGCCAAAATTATAGGGATTAATGTAAATGCGTTTGAGTTGTAAGAATCTTTTGCGTTCAGCCTCATTAATATGCGCCTCCACGCTGGTTTCGCCGCGCGTGATCAGCTTGGCATGCCAGGTGCAAAGGGTGCCCAGGGCAATCACCACAGCTACATTGGTCACGGCCATAAACCACAAAATGCGACGCCGTGTGGGCGTGGAGTCGGCCAGCGTGTCCGCGATGGGCGTGGGCAAATGATGTACAGCTGCTGGCAACAGGATGTCATCGTACTCATGCGGATGCGTCTGCAAaccacataaatatgtatatatataaaaggagttgaaataatatttcaattgaataaACGTACAACAAGTATGGCATGTCCGCTTAGATTAAATTTGACTGGATGACCCTCGAGCGGTTCCAATTCCGTCCAGTGCTCGCTGTGATCCAGCCAGAGATATTTGTAGCCAATCTCCAGACCACACACAATAAGAAACAGGCAGCCCAGCGTGGTGTACAGCATATATAGAAAGAAGTAGCGATGATTCGCATAACCCACGCAGTTATTAAGCCAGGCTAAAAGTAAACTTTACTGTAAACAGTATAAACAGCGGAGACAGACCCAATACGCACGGCAATGATGATCCATCTTCAATATGCAGCGATTGCACACGGAACAGTGGTGCGTGCGCGGCGGCTTTGGGGAAATGCATTTGGTACACATGCTGACGGCCTCCACATGGCTAACACCTTCTGGTGGCTGTCCAGCGGGCGTTATCACAGCCATCACATAATGGAAAATAATGTTTAGCAGCAGCCAGTTGCCCACAATAAGCAGCAGTATTGTTGCCACTTGGCTCTTGGCCCACCAAAAGGGCAGGCCAATCCAATAGGCGATGCCCACCACGGCAGTAGTCAGtatagccacgcccacaacgaAGAACTGAAAGTACAAACAAGAAATCACTTTTAGCTAGGGGTTAGCCAATTAACTTAGTAACTATACAGATCAAGAGAATTTATGAACAATTGGACCTGAGTGAATATATAATCTGCGAGCAGTGCTGCCCATTGCCTTAGTTAAGCTATTTACCAGTTGAATTTGGCTATTTTCATATGTATTTAGCCAGAAACAACTATTTTTGGCTGTCAGTAATTTAGCTTGGTTTAGCCAATTCAGCTTTTTTAAAAAGGCAGTTGGCAACGCTGCCCATGAGCTGCttgtaaacaaattgaaaagccaTTACGTACTGGTCCCAGACAGTGTGTATAGTTGTCCACAACCCAGAAGATGGGCGTCATGCACACGTCGGTGGCATAGCTGGAATTCATGTGCGCATTAAAGGTGAGCGAGTGCCAGCAGTGGTTCATATAGCTCCAGCGTAGGCGAAATGTGGAGCTGCCGGGAGAATAACAAGGTTTACTTCAGAAAGATAATCGAACAAGCGGTCTAACACTTACACTAGACTCTGTGTGGAGTTTGTGCGCCAGGTAATGCGCACCATTGTGTTCACTTTTAACTTATGCTCTTATTTTGTaaactaataataaaaaggcgcatttgcatttcaacGCTTTTATTTACAATCAGCCGTTCGATACAAGCAAACAGTGTTGCGTAGCCCAAGAACTTAGTGTTGGTAAGTGCCTAGTTACCTATCGCATAGCCACCACAAGCGATAAGTGCGCTTTTATCGATAGACGCCAGTTAAGTTTTGAATTTAAGGCtgataaattaacaaatattacTTTAACGAAAATCGCTGTGTTAGATCATTTTGTATGAGAAACAATAGAAAGCCAGCAACTGTTGAGAATATTTTGTTGATCAGCGAACCGTCCAGCTCAAGCAGACCCATTGgcattaatttgtatttaattgtgATCACTTCCAGCCATAATGCATCCACAGTTTGCTTGAAGCGCACGTCGGCGTGCTCCAAGTTGATGCGCTGCAGCAAGTTACCCGTTTCCTTAGCCTGCAAGAAagtcaatatttatttgtatttaaattttacagACAGCTCGGCCAACTACTTCGTCCAGCACTTGTTGACTGACGCGCGCCACCAAACATATTTCTGTGAAGGGAACCActagaaacacaaaatgtgcCAATGCTCGGGCTATATCATAGGCCTCTTCAAGCAGAATGTGATCAGCAAAGGCTTGATATTGCGTGTAGAAGCCCAGCGTCGTGATAATCAAATTAATGGCCATGGATGAGACCAGTGAGAAGGCGGTTAGCAGCATATAGGTCATGGAGCGACCAGTTGAGAGCGCATACTTGGACGCCAGCTCATCCAGACGATCGGCCAGATAGCAAAAGCGTTGCATACGATAGTAGGGtttctgcagcagcaactccaGTGGTGTTTGCAATCTGTTCACCTCGTTGCGAATCTCACGCAATCGCCTGTTGATCTCGACGAGCACAATCTTGGTGATCACAATGCCGCCAAAGAAGCAGTTGTTCAGCTGATTGCCCAAGTAGATGGGCAGCATTAACTTGCCCGTGCTCATCCAATTGAGCTCGGGTTGTCTATGTCTCTGGTATATAATCAGGGTGAAATGCATCAGCAGCGGACAGACAAACATCTTGAGGCTGGCCAGAGACGTGGCCCGGCCCACCGATCTCAGCGAGATGGTAAAAGAGTCGAGGGTGCTGAACAATGGCAAACTATTCTGAAAACTCAAGATCTCCGGTATGATGGCCCATTGGGTCACATAGTTGAGCAGCGCCACGCACAGATTCATATAGCAATAGATCTGAATGGGATCGCGCAGATCGATTTTGTTCTCGCTGTATGCCACCCAAATCTGGGTCACATAGAAGGCGCCAATTAGCGTGGCCACCGAAAAGCAGTAAATGGCCAAAGTCTTGCAAAACACAAACTTCCTGTGCTTGAAATCGAAACAACACGGAAAAATCCCATACACTATATTCTGCACTATGGCAATTATCAAACAGCCCATCACCACGCGGCTGGTCAGCGTCCAGGAGCTGCGCAGTCGAGGCGTCCGCCAGGAGGCGCGTATGCGGCGTGTTGCCGCCTTCAGGTGTTGCATGGCACTGACGTGCACCGGCAACGATTTAATTGTACCTTAATTAAGCTGTGTCCTTATCTCATGCGATGCATAATTAAGGCACTTAACAAATTAAGGTTGACTTACTTGGTAAACGGTTAATTACGGAGTAATGAGAATCCGGTATCCACTGTATTGTCGTAGTTAAAGGTCACAAGTAACAAAAATCTGTTCGAATGTCATATTAAATAgtagttttttattaaaattctagCAAGTCTGCTTTCTCACCCATTTTCCGCCTGTAGGCGTGATTATGCCAATATTCGCGAAACCTAGTACTGCTCCATTTTACATGTAGAGACTCTGGGCATACACTTAAGCCCTATGAAAGAATATTAAACTTTCGCTTATGGAACCTAAATCCTCATCTCTCTTGGCATTTCCACGCTTAACAGTGAATTATCTAAAATGGATGAAATATTGTTTTCCATGACAGTGAATGGTAATCATGTCCCTAATCAGTTTTCATATAGATCTCTTTAAGTAGATTATGTTGTAGAAAACTGTGTTCCACCTCTTTATGTTGAGTGTCAATCCCATTCCATGCATTTTCCATGCCTAAGAGTGAAATTCGCTAACTAAAAtcacaaaaagaaagaaagtaaAGCCGTCTAGCTCTAAATTTTATGTCACATATAAATTACATTTGTCGTTTGTCTATCAGATGTATCTGCTGCATTAAAGTGGCTTGTACTCCAATTTGGTTTCCAGCTTCTTGTTGTCGGCAGTCTTGCGCACGGCCTTCATGAAGTCCTCGTGAATGACATACTCGCGATCCTCGCGCAGTGCAAACAGACCCGCCTCGGTGCAAATGTTGCGCAGGTCGGCGCCATTGAACATGTCCGATAGCTTTACAACCGCCTCATAGTCGATCTCGCCCTGCTTGGATAGAGGGGCTGCATGAATCTTCAGTATATCGAGACGGGCTATTTCATTGGGCAATGGTATTTCCAGTTTGCGATCCAAGCGACCGGGACGCAACAGTGCCGGGTCCAGAGTGTCCGGACGATTGGTGGCCATTATAATCTTCACCTGGCCGAGAGCATCAAAGCCATCCATTTGGTTCAGCAGTTCCATGAGTGTGCGCTGTATTTCACGATCCGCCGAAGTGCCCTCCGAGAAGCGACGCCCGCCAATGGCATCGATCTCGTCCATGAAAATGATGCACGGCTGATGGTCGCGTGCATAGGAGAACATCTCGCGTATGAGACGTGCACTCTCGCCAATATACTTGTCCACAATGGCCGAGGAGACGACCTTCAGGAAGTTGGCATCCAGCTGGGAGGCAATGGCGCGTGCCAGCAGCGTTTTTCCAGTGCCGGGCGGGCCATACAAAAGACATCCCTTGGGCGGATTGATGCCAACGCGTATGAATAGTTCGGGATTCATTAGGGGCAGCTCGATGACCTCGCGCAGCTCGCGTATCTGATCACCGAGACCACCAATGGCCGAATAGTCGACATTGCCAGGATCTTCGTGCGTCATATTGTACACCTGTGGATCCACCTCGCGTGGCAGATAGCGCATTATGGTCAATGTGGTCATGTCCAGGGCGACTCGTGTGCCAGGCTTAAGCTTCGCCTTGTTCAACTGCCGGCGACAGCCGACCACATAGCGCGGCCCATTGGCAGACTTAACTATAAAGTTGTCCGGCGTCAGCTGCTTGAGCACCTCGCCCAGCATTTGGCCCACGCTCTGCAGTGCCTTCAGGTCATCCTCGGACTTCTGGAATTCCAAATGCAGCTCCTTGTGCTTGTCACGCAGCGATTTCAAGCGTGACTCGATCTCGCGATGCTCCAGGAGTTTCGTGCGATAGCTGGATAACGCGTTCACGCGCTCATCATTCAGCGGTGGACGTCCAGCTGGTTGGGATGACATTTCGCGTTGGTTTTATAGCGCTTgacttttcaaatttcaattggaaGCAAATTTATTGCGTTCACCGGACTTAAAACTGCAAATCACGTCTAACGATTTTGACGTTTGAAAAGCAAAGGAACGAAATTAGAACACCGGTCTTTGCAAATGACAGCTGAAACAAGGTTGCCCAACTGTTTGAGAAAGTAGATGCTCAGCAGTTTGAATAACTGTCAGCAGTAGCTGTAAAATTTGTGTGACGTGCAGTAAGTGCATATAGAGCAGTTCCTGCTGTATAGTGCCTACAAaagcattaaataaaataaattgcaatacatttattaagtttttatatcgCTAGTTTTATTCTTGCCattatttttgaattattttgcgGGCTGTTcaataagttaaatataagaagCAGAACTAAAATATAAGttatgcattttatatatCGATATGTTTGCTAGTCGTATCTTAACAGTATAAGACAAGAAACGATAGTATTGCAGCCAAAGTTTGAGCTCTAATTTGAAATTATAATTcttatttctatataaaaataagtaacaAACCGTAGTTATAGGTAAACAACAGCTtacatcaaattaataaatatacaggGCCAGTGTTAGCTTAAAAACATACTAAGTATTTATCGTTCTCTGTTAATAACAGACGAGCGGATGTTAATGCTCTTGCCAATGTTATGTCTagctgttaaataacattccACCTGGTTGATTGGccgaatttttattttagtccAACAAACGCGTCGCAGATGAATTTGTATTTCGTAAAAACGCATAAAACCAGCTCTTCCGTGTCCGTGCTGCagcgaaaaatgtttaataatgTGCAGTGAAACggtaaatttaacaaaaattaatgaattCAACTGCAATCTGGCAATTGCGCGACTCCGCTTCGTCTATGTGCAATTGGCTGCTGGGAGAGCGAATGTGTAGACatgaaataaaagcaaaaatttacAACGAACTGcgaaaagcagcagcaacagcagcggcagcagcgcacCCAACAGCAACGTCAGCTTCGTTGGGACGGATGGTCGCTGCTTGGTCGGGCGGTCGATGCTAATAATTTCTCCGGGGGCTCTCGCGCATCTGGTGCTCCGCTGGACAAAGTGCGAAAAGAAAGTATATACagtgagtgtgcgagtgtgcggctgtgtatatgtgtgtgtgtgtgtgtgtgcgtgcgtgcgtgcatgcgatttatttatgttgtttaGCAACGAAATCAAACGAATTAGTTTAAGAATGTTTGTgtgcaaatattaattataagaaACGCAAAAGTGCTAAAATGTTTACCAAGAAATCCCACGCGGATGTTAAAAAGTCGACGGCCAAGCTGCAAGATTGCAAAAAGGATTCGGCCTCCCGCCTGCGCCACCTGCGCACAATATTAGGTAATGTACTTGAATACCAATTAACGCCTCtctataaattattaaacaaaaaaaaaaaaaaaaaaaaaaaactatgcaaACGAGttgtatatgtgcatatatatgtatattaatatttttgctgctggAGTGGACAGGTGGGCGTTTGACCGTGGTCGCTGCCATTTAAAATGTAGCAATATTAAGCGACAAatgttgattattattttatagctGCGGCCCACAGCGCTTAATGCTATTTCCTGTTGGAGCACACACAATTcgtacatatttacatatgcaaatacatTTACTCCCACTGTTCATTGTTTTGTTCAAACTCTGTTAACTAGCTAATGTTGATGTTTcgttaaacaaataaaaaaaaaggcataACTCATCAAATGGCAAATATATAGCTGTACATAAGTAGACAGGcacatcacacacacagacattttattttaaaactaaattgtaatACTTAATTTGTTATTCTGCTCCCAACTGTTAAATTTAACAGCGTACTAAATATCATAACTTAACAAATGGCAACCACACTCTAATGTATGCAAAAATGAGACATACAAACGCACACcgcacactcacgcacacatgtATACCTAACGCGCAATGTGTGAAAAAACGTCAAATGATAAACGCGGCACACAATTATTACGGCGCTTACCAACTGGCGGCAACTGTTGACTGAGTGGCAACATTGTTGCTACAATTTCAACACCAGCCAAAAAACATGCATgcaatacatatacaaatgcaCATGCCTACGTATATACttgcgtacatatgtacatgtatgtatgtatgtggctGTGTAACTTTCTTTTTGTGTCATTGAACGCagctatttacaaaaaaaaaaaaaagcacccAACAGGTGCCTGCCCACCCGCTCGGCtccattgttattgttgtttttactcGGCAAATTACACGCAGtttgtgccacacacacacacacacacaaacactcacacacactcatacatacatacatacatacatatgtagctAGTTCTTTTTTCCAATTGTTTGTTACTTTATCAACAAGCGCGCCTCGCATTTGGCCTTCTATGAAACCAGTTTTAAAGGTTTCTTGGCCTACTCTTTCCGCTCAACGTTTAGCTTTCTTCTGTTTTGCAGCGTTTCGCTGATGACAGCTACACatgccggcagcagcagctacctGCCCCCCCTGCTCCCTCTCCACCCCCTGCAACCCTTTTACCGCTCCGGCACTGATTCATCAaatgttggttttttttttcaacgcATTTTTGAGCCCGCTTCTGCGGTTTTCGCCCATTCGTCATGTGTGGTTTTCTTTTCTCGAGTCTGCACCAGAACGGAACTATGGAAATCGCCTGCATGCAAGTGCatgcaaatatacatatgcacatgcgtatgtatatacttacataTGCGTACAGACATGTCTATCGTTATCGGCGATATGCTCTTTGTTTATTGGCCAATCAATGTTGACGTTGCGTCAGCGTCCACCACCTGTTGCTCAAGTGGGAAGCGGGCTGTGCTTATCAGATCAGAGCGGGAATTGGGTTACTcggatttgtttttatatgtgtgcatacagCATGTGCTAAATTATTTCCCTATATATCTTTCTCTTTTTAGATAATGTGGATTATGAGGAGTCAAAGTCGCTGTTCGAGACAAATTATAGCCATGTCTATTTTATACTCTACGACACCTTCATTCAGGCCGAGGCAAATCTTAAGCAAAAAGGTAATTAAGCACATCAAATCTTAAAAACGTTTACGTTTACGTTTAGTTTACGTACCCTGTACCTGAAAAAAAGGGGGTGTGTTGCAGTTGCTCTAATGTTTGTAACAGCCAAGAGACATTTGCGATACAGTAAAGTATAGAGTATATTTTTGATCACTAAGTTTAATTGATTTCCGAAATTCGACCATTCGCTTGTCTGTGGACCTCAGACTCTATAAGaacaaaaacttcaaattaAGGTGGGACAAAGAAGTTAACTTTTCTTCACAGTTAACCTCCTACgataaatatagtttttatttttagcttttacagggtacagggtatctgctagtgggacactcccgactagagcacttttacttgtttttgtcCGCTTTCAACTTGTTAATCTTTTCCCTACCAATTAAGAAAGCAAACcgcattaaaattaatggTTGCTTCTTGTTTGTGTCTTTTGtctacaaatatatgtacgtatCTACATTTGCTTAATACGTTACTtctcattaaaaaaaaaaacaaaagaattaTAAAGTTACTATGATTATGTTTAAGGAAATACTCTAATTTCAATTCCtgctaaatttgtttttgcccTCTCTTTTGTATAACTTTTTACCGGCAGAACTTCCGTTTCACATTGGTAAGTTTGCGGCGTGGTCTTCTATTGACTTATCCAGTAAAATTCATCACATTCCGACattgctttaaatttaaatttcccCTACATTGTTTACTATTGTTTCATTCTATTCATCTTTCTGTTTTCTATTTGTCACTACGTTTACAGAGCTTGTTACTGTTCCATTCCGTTCCATTCCAGTCACAAGAACATGTCAGAATATCAAgtgtaatttttatttcatatgaTTTTGATAGAAGTAAACAATCAAATTATCACATGTGCCATCGTGAATTGTCTGTTTCATTCCAACATTCCATTaggcattttttaaatttgcattttaattaagaagccttttagaaatatatttaaaaatttcacaTGCCATTCTATAAATATCTAGTATAGTATAGAAGTCTATTCCATTTCTATCTAGGTATTTGAAAATGGTGTAATTTTCATGAACATGTTTCATTTAGTAGAAACAGTGTTCTATCCCAGCGTTCCTAACAGCATTTACATATCAATTATTGTGGGAATTTGTTCCATTTCCATTGGCATTTGCTTcattttaaaagtttattttagcTCAATCACATATTGCTTCGTTTAATTCCAGTGTttcttaaagctttttaaaaatatttcattttaaagctGTATGTAAAAAAGCTTtctaagcttttttttttataattttttgttctttaaaGTGTAAATTatcttaaatgaaataaaattgttcATTAATTTTTTCCACTCGCCTCGTCTCTATCGCACTCGCTTCGTTGCATTTTGTGCTTGTCCCGCCATTGGCATGTGCTTGCTTAGGACTCTCTCAGATTGTGTGATCCAGGAATTTACTTTGCTGAGATTGGCTCTTTAATCCACAATTATCCTTTATCTTTATGCAGTGCACAAAGCGCATCGCGAGGAACTGGATGGTTCGCTATGGCTGCTGGAGAAGATACTGTGCCTGTTGCCGGAGCTGTTGGCTCGCCGCTGGCAATGCCACTCGCTCAGCCGCATCATGGCCAAGCTGCTGCACTTGGGCAATTCGCCCAAGCTGCGACGCGAGG from Drosophila virilis strain 15010-1051.87 chromosome 2, Dvir_AGI_RSII-ME, whole genome shotgun sequence carries:
- the LOC6630579 gene encoding palmitoyltransferase ZDHHC16 gives rise to the protein MVRITWRTNSTQSLVSTFRLRWSYMNHCWHSLTFNAHMNSSYATDVCMTPIFWVVDNYTHCLGPFFVVGVAILTTAVVGIAYWIGLPFWWAKSQVATILLLIVGNWLLLNIIFHYVMAVITPAGQPPEGVSHVEAVSMCTKCISPKPPRTHHCSVCNRCILKMDHHCPWLNNCVGYANHRYFFLYMLYTTLGCLFLIVCGLEIGYKYLWLDHSEHWTELEPLEGHPVKFNLSGHAILVTHPHEYDDILLPAAVHHLPTPIADTLADSTPTRRRILWFMAVTNVAVVIALGTLCTWHAKLITRGETSVEAHINEAERKRFLQLKRIYINPYNFGTKKNWKLFLGLVRGRSFWRTVLLPSWHRPEGNGLSFHTVHDAIFEDEWP
- the LOC6630847 gene encoding cilia- and flagella-associated protein 58 produces the protein MSKASGSEDEPLVPDDFDDDFFRELSEKIPEATKALRQKDTPNNADNVQRLLICGTRYKNDLRMEEGRSQELREQIAALEERLENAANISKLDMATIEQLRGVIEGAWKQKDASQIREQSAQDEVLSLRQKLDAAEQMVMHLNEKGRAKSNKRDDSKECERLNDEIKELNKRLQLQRAYAAEVEATIQALEGKNKDILKLLDETSSDACNLKRKSDALSKELATMRSEETKYLEQIAHIKTTNEHLTKVKVRQNLQILSLKTNMEHLNTLHNSTCNKLAKITVDLEYTVQERDKNKRALNQRINLLKVREDELIKLRQDNAKLAKSQETIARKYGGLEMSKQEVEQENMRLKTQLGTQDKELESMRRVVHHFEKNNENLIKERDVLKRDLQGEHQSAEKNAALYQESQHEVRALKDIISSMDLKQKKLQEDVKKQKKENAKKLDEIQQWVDKVDLLQNEIHLKENQEIELKRTVSDLETKCSKFQQQHDLLSSERQNLQRSLQAADEERQKLRDQLINLQSQIETLKGKISYRDGELSKLQLQIDRMEKERRLLRNDVRHAQLGQQHTKAELLDKRKENDRHAKSLQEDEQRLARLRKDVDNLMNEKNSISAALTRRNEEYSKLQHNLENLQTAHDQTERQLLQCQDDMRLMGVEIKNLRTERNVLRADRESAADLRQELLQMHRLLNQERIKARALQDEMMTPMNVHRWRLLRGKDPEKMDLLERIHILRKQLLSQNVAALEQERALSEAQQLYAALKEFMLKLPSHKVQAELNTVKACLSAKDRKLKVLMAELSAREAGEKCNAQQLVELRGSLAQTKTQLLEEKRRKQKLLEERQLWEQMQAHCYSAPAQLPRTLGAGFKVISTLL
- the Rpt4R gene encoding 26S proteasome regulatory subunit 10B, with product MSSQPAGRPPLNDERVNALSSYRTKLLEHREIESRLKSLRDKHKELHLEFQKSEDDLKALQSVGQMLGEVLKQLTPDNFIVKSANGPRYVVGCRRQLNKAKLKPGTRVALDMTTLTIMRYLPREVDPQVYNMTHEDPGNVDYSAIGGLGDQIRELREVIELPLMNPELFIRVGINPPKGCLLYGPPGTGKTLLARAIASQLDANFLKVVSSAIVDKYIGESARLIREMFSYARDHQPCIIFMDEIDAIGGRRFSEGTSADREIQRTLMELLNQMDGFDALGQVKIIMATNRPDTLDPALLRPGRLDRKLEIPLPNEIARLDILKIHAAPLSKQGEIDYEAVVKLSDMFNGADLRNICTEAGLFALREDREYVIHEDFMKAVRKTADNKKLETKLEYKPL
- the Gr97a gene encoding putative gustatory receptor 97a is translated as MQHLKAATRRIRASWRTPRLRSSWTLTSRVVMGCLIIAIVQNIVYGIFPCCFDFKHRKFVFCKTLAIYCFSVATLIGAFYVTQIWVAYSENKIDLRDPIQIYCYMNLCVALLNYVTQWAIIPEILSFQNSLPLFSTLDSFTISLRSVGRATSLASLKMFVCPLLMHFTLIIYQRHRQPELNWMSTGKLMLPIYLGNQLNNCFFGGIVITKIVLVEINRRLREIRNEVNRLQTPLELLLQKPYYRMQRFCYLADRLDELASKYALSTGRSMTYMLLTAFSLVSSMAINLIITTLGFYTQYQAFADHILLEEAYDIARALAHFVFLVVPFTEICLVARVSQQVLDEAKETGNLLQRINLEHADVRFKQTVDALWLEVITIKYKLMPMGLLELDGSLINKIFSTVAGFLLFLIQNDLTQRFSLK